The following DNA comes from Occultella kanbiaonis.
CCGCCCTCCTGATGTCGCACGGCGCGGTCCCGGAGCACCTCGACGGCGGTGATGCGGCGGCCGAGTACGTGGTCGGCGAGGCCGGCCCGGACGGTCTCGACCTCGGGGAGTTCGGGCACCTCAGTCCCGCTCGGCGGCCAATGCGCGGTACGCCTGCTCGGCCGCGTTCTGCTCGGCGATCTTCTTCGAGGAGCCCTCGCCCTCGCCCCAGGCGACGTCGCCGAGGAGGAGCCGCGCGGTGAACGAGCGCTCATGGTCCGGGCCGGTGCCGGACACGTCGTACACGGGTGCGCCGAGGCCACGGTTGGCCGCCAGTTCCTGAACGCTGGTCTTCCAGTCAAGGCCGGCGCCGAGGTCGGCCGCGGCCTGCAGGGTGGGTCCGACGAGGCGCTGCACCATGGCTCTGGTGAGTTCGATCCCGTGGCACAGGTAGACGGCACCGATCACGGCCTCGAGGGTGTCGGACAGGATCGAGTCCTTGTCCCGGCCACCGGTGCCGGTCTCGCCCTTGCCGAGCAGCAGGTAGTCGCCCAGGTCGATGCCGCGGGCGGTCGCCGCGAGCGCTCGCTGGGAGACCGTCGCGGCCCGCATCTTGGCCAGGTCCCCCTCGGACAGGTCCGGGTGGGCGCGGTAGAGGTGCTCGGTCACCACGACGCCGAGGACCGCGTCGCCGAGGAACTCCAG
Coding sequences within:
- the rnc gene encoding ribonuclease III, whose protein sequence is MNAADDQAVDVSAPSATRLLASLGIEIDPELLVLALTHRSFAHEAGGIPTNERLEFLGDAVLGVVVTEHLYRAHPDLSEGDLAKMRAATVSQRALAATARGIDLGDYLLLGKGETGTGGRDKDSILSDTLEAVIGAVYLCHGIELTRAMVQRLVGPTLQAAADLGAGLDWKTSVQELAANRGLGAPVYDVSGTGPDHERSFTARLLLGDVAWGEGEGSSKKIAEQNAAEQAYRALAAERD